Genomic DNA from Alkalihalobacterium alkalinitrilicum:
TGTATCTCTGCCAAGGGCAATATTAGATGCGAGTTTATTCAATTCTCCGCCTATTGTTAACGGAAAGTCTGAGTATGGAACTAATGAAAGTCCGTCTTCGCTAGCTGTAACGGGGTTAGGAATTTCATATGCTTCATTAAAAAATGCCTTGAGGACGGTGACACCAGCACCTGCCAAGCAGGCGTGCCCAGCTGGATAAGCAGGGTGTGTTGGACATCCTTCTGGGTAGGACATCGGGAGAAGGTAAGTCCCATACTTGTTGAACACTTTAGATATCACTTGAGAGTTAAGTAGTTCGTTATGGATCGGGTAATTAGCGGAACCTGTTAAATGATTGTGAACTCGCCCTCCAAATTCTTCAGGTCGTAGACGACGATGAACTAAAAACTTATGAAACCATGCAGCCTCTAACGCTACACGAGATACTTTACTTACTAAATCTAGAATATGCGGTCCGCCGAATGTAATAAAGCCGCCTTGAGTTGCTGATTTCAAATAAGGATTATTGGGGCTGAGTGCGTCTCTTCCCAAATTATTTAAAATCAAACAAGCCGATAGCGAGGGTTGGTAGGAGAAGTCAAAATGAACGTATTCTCCTAAGTCGCGGCCGTTTCGGATATATCGAGGGGTTGGGTCTTTAATAGGTGAAACAGGGGTTCCGCCGTTTTGGATATTCAACCATTCCTCATAGTCCGTCATGTGGTCAGCGCTAGCTAATGTTGTTTGATAACGTTGAGGGATTGTCGTTGAACCAAAGGGAATGTCTTTCAGCAAAAATTGTGAAACAAAAGGTCCCTCAAGATCTCCTCGGGTGTCCCCACGAAATAATGTACTAGTTGTAACACATCCATTCATCTTCGGCCCGCGAAAATCGGAAAATCGCGATAGCTCTGATGCCGCTTCAATGGTAGGCGCGTTGATATCATATTCTTCGAAGTGTACATCGCGAGTTAATGCTCGCCAGTATACTTCGGCCATTTCACTTGCTTCCCGCGCACTACTGAAGGCTGGAGCTGGAGGTAAATCTGTCTGATGACAATCAGCTCCAATAAGATCATAAACATAAGCAGCTTGTGGGTTGGCTAATTTCGTTACTCCCCCCATTGGGATCGCTTCAAATTCCTCTGGCTTCCCGCTTTTTAATGCCTTTATTAGAGAGTCATAGGCATTAACATCAACTTCACCAAGGGAGTTATGGGGCAATGTTTTTGTGAAGTTTGCTATTTTTTTCGAATAACTCTGTTCATCCCCGTTACATCGATGATCGATGAGGTCAAGCTCCCTGTAGTATCGTCCCATATCTTTACGTAAATGATAGGCCTTTTTTCTTCGTTCTTTGCCAGTCAAAGGACCAAGTACACATTTCTTTTTATCTTTCCCCATGCGTTTTCAACACCTTTCACACGGTATACTTTATTTTATAGTAAAAGTGAAAAAAGCTATTTTATTAAAAATATCCTTTTATTATATGCATAGGGGAGTCACTGTGACGCCCCGAAGTTTGTCGAATAATGAGGGGAATCAGGCATTATTTATTTCCAATAAGTTCCACTCGGTTTCTTATCTAATCATAATCCGATATACTAGATTTATCGATTCATGAAAATACATCTAGGTTGGTGTAAGGATGGGGCAGATTAAACAAAGCGATAAAGTAAACAAGCTGTTTGAGATTAATCATTTACTAACAACATCATTGGATATTGGTGTTGTTTTACGCACATTAGTGGAAGAAGCTAGGAATCTATTGGAAGTATCGGATACGGTGATCCTCTATTTATACGACCGTGAGGATAATGTTCTTCGGGTAGCTGAAGGGGTTGGCATTGATATTGAAGTCATGCGCCAAATCGCCTTTGTGCCTGGGGAGTCGTTAACGGGGAAAGCCTATGCGGAGCGGAAATCATATTTATTTGCTGAAGAAGATATTTTAAAACAAAACATGGCCAATATGTCACCAGAAAATTATCAAGCTTACTTTGAAGGAGTCTATCGAAGGCATATCAAGAGTGCCTTTTCGGTTCCGCTTCTTTATCAGGATGAGTGTTTAGGTGTACTCATTGTTGATAATTTTGAAAATGATGGTCAGTTTACCGATGATGACATTCGTATTATTGAAATTATTGCGAACCAAAGTGCCATTGCAATCGTTCACTCGAATTTATTTGAAGATCTGAAGAAAAAGAATGATCAACTCATGCAATCGATTGATATTCATGAGAAATTCACAAAGGCGATCTTAGATGGTGGCGGTATCGATACCATTTTAGCGTTATTAAGTAGAATATTAGCTGTTCAAGTGAAATTTCAAGATGAGAACTTGGAGTCTACTTCAACAGAGTATCCTATTATTCGTGGAAGAGAGACCCTGGGTTCGATTTATATTGGAAAAGACATTAACACGTTGTCTCCTTTAGAAGTGGTTGCTGTGGAACATGCATCAACAGCATTAGCCCTTGAGTTAGTTAAAATTAATGCATTGTATGAAAAAGAGTTACACTTTCGTGAAGAAGTGTTTCAGCAAATGATTGAAGGCATTTCTTATGGGGAATTCAAAAGAGTGCAAAATTATGTGAATTGGAACAGCGACTCGGAATTAGTATGTGTGGTGCTCGAGGGGAAACACAACCCGTTATGGAAATCGGATTCCTTATTAGATAAAGAGAAGTTTATCCGCTCACTTGAAAACATTTGTCAAAATATTAGTAATTCGACCTTCATTTTGTCAAGAACCTATCAAGCTATTTTAATTATCCCAGTAACAAGTGAGAAAGTCGTTGATTTGATTGTCCATAAAATCTCGGATCAGTGGAAGAAGCAAAAGGATATGATTTTTGGAATGGGCAGAAAGGTGACGGTAGGGAAGCTAGGTGATTCGTATCGGGAAGCATTAGATGCCGTCCGATTTGGAAAAACGAGTGGAGATCGATTCGTCGATTACTCGAACTTGGGCTTTGAACGTTTGCTGCAAAACGTGGATCCATCGACGTTAAGTCTGTTTGTTGATGACAAAATGGGACCACTCCTTTCAATGGAACCGATTTATATAGAAACACTAGGAGTCTTCATTCGTTTGAATAAAAATCACAAACGGACAGCCGAACATTTACATGTCCATCCGAACACGCTGTATCAACGAATTAAAAAGATGGAAAGGCTAATGAATATCTCCTTTGATCGTGAAGTCGATTGGATCAATTTAATGATTGCATACAACCTATATGTGACAAGCCACAATGCATAAATGAAAACATTGTGGCTTGTCACATTTCATTTTATTTTTCTGAATATTATAATTACTCAAAAGTATAACAATACAAAAAGGAGTAGTGATCGGTTGGTACAAGTAAAAGTAAGTAATCAAGAAAATTTGCTTAATCGATTGATTGACATTAGACAAGAGTTACATCAATACCCAGAAGTAAGCTCAAAAGAGTTTCAAACGACCAAACGATTAAAGGATTGGTTAACGGAAGCAGGATATACGATACTGCCGTTGGAAGTGGAAACGGGGTTAGTTGCTGAACTTCGCGGGGGTTTACCAGGGCCAACTGTTGCCTATCGAACGGATATTGATGCTTTACCGATCCTGGAGCAAACAGGTCTTCCTTACGCTTCAAAAGTCGATGGAGTGTCACATGCCTGTGGTCATGACTTCCATATGACAATTGCTCTTGGCGCAGCCTTTACTATAGCGGAAAAAAGGGAACAGCTTCGAGGAACGGTCCGGTTTATTTTTCAGCCTGCAGAGGAAACGACCCAGGGGGCAAGACAGTTCATAGAAGCTGGTTTGTTTGAGGATGGACAAATTCAGGCGATTTTTGGCGTTCACAATCAGCCTGGCATTCGTGCAGGTCACGTTGGAGTCACTGATCAACGCTTAATGGGAGCAGTCGATACGATTAAAATCAAGGTGAAAGGTCATAGTGGACACGGTGCGATCCCGCAGCACGCAATTGATTCAGTTGTCGCAGGTTCTGCGATCGTGATGGGATTGCAGTCCGCTGTGAGCCGGAACATCGATCCATTCGAACCTGTGGTCATTACGATCGGTTCCTTTCAATCTGGGACAACACATAACGTGATTGCGGAATCAGCCGAGCTTTTTGGAACGGTACGTAGTTTTAATCCGAATGTTCGCGCACAGCTTCCACATTTAATCGAAAGAATTGCTAGAGATATCGCAAAAGGCTATGGTGCTGAAGCAGAATTAGAGTTTATTCCCCAAGTTCCTGCGATTGATAATGATCAGACGATGACGCAATTGGTCAAAGAAGCAGTGGAAGAAGTGTTTGGAGAAGGTACAGTTGTTCAACCGGAGCCGACACTTGGTGGAGAAGATTTTTCCCTGTATCAACAGTATGTTCCTGGATGCTTTTTCTGGGTCGGTACAGGTGATGAGGAAAAAGGTGTGAACAAACAGTGGCACGATTCAACTTTTTTAGTAAACGATGAAGTCATTCCAGATGCCGTGACGACGGTTGTCCGCACACTGGAAAAAGCGTTAGAACATTTCCGATTGAATATGAAGGAGGAAAAATAAAGATGACTGCGACTTATCAGAATTACATTAACGGTGAATGGGTCAATTCAAAATCAGGGAAAACGTATGCGAGTATTAATCCAGCAAATACAGAAGAAGTATTGGGTTATTTTCAAAGCTCAACGGTTGACGATGTAGATCAAGCGGTTGCAGCGGCGAGTGAAGCCTTTCCAGCTTGGGCAAAAACAGCGGTTCCTACCCGAGGCGATGTGTTATTCCGCTTAATTCAAGAGTTGGAGCAGGAAAGAGAAACCCTTGCTGAAATTATTACGAAGGAAGTTGGTAAGTCACTACGGGAAGCGTTGGGAGAAGTAGAAAAAACGATTCAAGCGATGAAGCAATTTAGCGGTGAAGCGACTCGATTAACGGGCGAAACGATTCCTTCCTATGACCCAGATATCTTCGGCTATACTGTGCGTGAGCCACTAGGAGTTGTCGGGTTGATTGCGCCCTATAATTTCCCGCTGGGGATTGGGATTTGGAAAATTGCTCCCGCGATTGTCGCTGGAAATACAGTGGTGTTTAAACCAGCAAGTAACACGTCGTTAATTAGCATTAAAATCATTGAGTTATTTGAAAAGTCTGGGGTACCAAAAGGAGTCCTCAATATGGTCACGGGGTCTGGTTCTGTAGTGGGAAAAGCGTTTGGAGAAAACCCAACTCTTAAGGCGGTCTCTTTTACAGGTTCTTCGGATGTTGGGATTGCTCTCGGTAAAGCTGTCACAGCTCGTGGTGGAAAAATGCAAGCAGAAATGGGCGGGAAAAATCCTTCGATTGTGCTAGAGGATGCCGATCTCGATAAAGTAGCAGCGAGTTTGGTTGTTAGTGGTTTTTTAGATAATGGACAACGCTGCACAGGTACAAGTCGATTAATTGTTTTAAGATCGATTGCCAAACCATTAACGGAAAAACTCGTCGAAAAGGCGAAAGAACTCAAAATCGGCGATGGATTTGCTGAAGGGGTAGACAATGGTCCCGTCATTGATGAGTCACAGCTCAATGTGTATTTACATTATGTGAAAACAGCGATTGACGAAGGCGGGAAACTCGAGTTTGGTGGCAAACGGTTGACTGAGAATGGATTAGATAAAGGCTATTTCGTTGCACCGACGGTATTTAGCAATATTACAGAAGACATGACGATAGCGAAAGAAGAAATCTTCGGACCCGTGATTGCGGTCATGGAGGTCGACTCGTATGAGGAAGCCATCCGAGTCGCCAATAATACGGAATTTGGCTTGTCGTCATCGATCTACACGAAGGATTTAGAAAAAGCCTTCCACTTTGTCCGCAATATTGAATCAGGTGTGACCCATGTTAATGTTCCATCGAATTATTTTGAAAATCAGTACCCGTTTGGTGGCAAGAAAACATCTAGTATTGGCCCGAGAGAGCAAGGAAGCACGGCGCTAGATTTCTGGACAGATCACAAAACGGTTTATATCAACCCAAATTATTAAGGTGAAAAATTTTACTGAAAAAATAGAGGCGATTGAAATGGAACCAGTAAAAGTCGGTGTCATTGGCTGTGGAGCGATGGGAAGAGGAATTATTAAAAACCTCGTTAAGGGTGGTTATGAAGTTTATGCGTATGACGTGAATGAACAAGCACTGCATTCGGTGGCAGAGCTTGGAGCGCAAACGACCTTTGAAAAAGAACACGTATATAGCCAAGTTCACTATTTGATTACTTCATTACCAACGACTCAGCTAGTCGAAGAAACGATTGTAGGAGAAAATGGTGCCCTTTACTCAATGAGGAAGGGTACCTCTATTCTAGATGTTAGTACGACAGACGTGGAAGTTACACGACAGATTTTTGAGCAAGCGAAACAAAAAGGAATTTCCTTTTTTGATTGTCCATTAAGTGGGGGTCCCGATGGAGCAGAACGAGGGGAACTAACGATCGTTGTTGGTGGTGATGCCGTTCAATTTGAA
This window encodes:
- a CDS encoding vanadium-dependent haloperoxidase, whose amino-acid sequence is MGKDKKKCVLGPLTGKERRKKAYHLRKDMGRYYRELDLIDHRCNGDEQSYSKKIANFTKTLPHNSLGEVDVNAYDSLIKALKSGKPEEFEAIPMGGVTKLANPQAAYVYDLIGADCHQTDLPPAPAFSSAREASEMAEVYWRALTRDVHFEEYDINAPTIEAASELSRFSDFRGPKMNGCVTTSTLFRGDTRGDLEGPFVSQFLLKDIPFGSTTIPQRYQTTLASADHMTDYEEWLNIQNGGTPVSPIKDPTPRYIRNGRDLGEYVHFDFSYQPSLSACLILNNLGRDALSPNNPYLKSATQGGFITFGGPHILDLVSKVSRVALEAAWFHKFLVHRRLRPEEFGGRVHNHLTGSANYPIHNELLNSQVISKVFNKYGTYLLPMSYPEGCPTHPAYPAGHACLAGAGVTVLKAFFNEAYEIPNPVTASEDGLSLVPYSDFPLTIGGELNKLASNIALGRDTAGVHWRSDGIEGIKLGEAVAIEVLRDFSKTYNEHFDGFTLTKFDGTKITID
- a CDS encoding helix-turn-helix domain-containing protein; this encodes MGQIKQSDKVNKLFEINHLLTTSLDIGVVLRTLVEEARNLLEVSDTVILYLYDREDNVLRVAEGVGIDIEVMRQIAFVPGESLTGKAYAERKSYLFAEEDILKQNMANMSPENYQAYFEGVYRRHIKSAFSVPLLYQDECLGVLIVDNFENDGQFTDDDIRIIEIIANQSAIAIVHSNLFEDLKKKNDQLMQSIDIHEKFTKAILDGGGIDTILALLSRILAVQVKFQDENLESTSTEYPIIRGRETLGSIYIGKDINTLSPLEVVAVEHASTALALELVKINALYEKELHFREEVFQQMIEGISYGEFKRVQNYVNWNSDSELVCVVLEGKHNPLWKSDSLLDKEKFIRSLENICQNISNSTFILSRTYQAILIIPVTSEKVVDLIVHKISDQWKKQKDMIFGMGRKVTVGKLGDSYREALDAVRFGKTSGDRFVDYSNLGFERLLQNVDPSTLSLFVDDKMGPLLSMEPIYIETLGVFIRLNKNHKRTAEHLHVHPNTLYQRIKKMERLMNISFDREVDWINLMIAYNLYVTSHNA
- a CDS encoding M20 metallopeptidase family protein → MVQVKVSNQENLLNRLIDIRQELHQYPEVSSKEFQTTKRLKDWLTEAGYTILPLEVETGLVAELRGGLPGPTVAYRTDIDALPILEQTGLPYASKVDGVSHACGHDFHMTIALGAAFTIAEKREQLRGTVRFIFQPAEETTQGARQFIEAGLFEDGQIQAIFGVHNQPGIRAGHVGVTDQRLMGAVDTIKIKVKGHSGHGAIPQHAIDSVVAGSAIVMGLQSAVSRNIDPFEPVVITIGSFQSGTTHNVIAESAELFGTVRSFNPNVRAQLPHLIERIARDIAKGYGAEAELEFIPQVPAIDNDQTMTQLVKEAVEEVFGEGTVVQPEPTLGGEDFSLYQQYVPGCFFWVGTGDEEKGVNKQWHDSTFLVNDEVIPDAVTTVVRTLEKALEHFRLNMKEEK
- a CDS encoding aldehyde dehydrogenase family protein produces the protein MTATYQNYINGEWVNSKSGKTYASINPANTEEVLGYFQSSTVDDVDQAVAAASEAFPAWAKTAVPTRGDVLFRLIQELEQERETLAEIITKEVGKSLREALGEVEKTIQAMKQFSGEATRLTGETIPSYDPDIFGYTVREPLGVVGLIAPYNFPLGIGIWKIAPAIVAGNTVVFKPASNTSLISIKIIELFEKSGVPKGVLNMVTGSGSVVGKAFGENPTLKAVSFTGSSDVGIALGKAVTARGGKMQAEMGGKNPSIVLEDADLDKVAASLVVSGFLDNGQRCTGTSRLIVLRSIAKPLTEKLVEKAKELKIGDGFAEGVDNGPVIDESQLNVYLHYVKTAIDEGGKLEFGGKRLTENGLDKGYFVAPTVFSNITEDMTIAKEEIFGPVIAVMEVDSYEEAIRVANNTEFGLSSSIYTKDLEKAFHFVRNIESGVTHVNVPSNYFENQYPFGGKKTSSIGPREQGSTALDFWTDHKTVYINPNY
- a CDS encoding NAD(P)-dependent oxidoreductase, encoding MKNFTEKIEAIEMEPVKVGVIGCGAMGRGIIKNLVKGGYEVYAYDVNEQALHSVAELGAQTTFEKEHVYSQVHYLITSLPTTQLVEETIVGENGALYSMRKGTSILDVSTTDVEVTRQIFEQAKQKGISFFDCPLSGGPDGAERGELTIVVGGDAVQFEQISPVLRVIGKEIEYIGESGSGQVIKLCNNIVVAGIVTLLSESLLTGVKAGVPAEKIASMLQKGSAQTKVMSVFGPNLIDGDHENVKFMLQHMSKDIKLYLDLATQEKIPTFFSAMIDHFYTIAKNNGKGALDTSAVSQVLEELANATIVSK